In one Melopsittacus undulatus isolate bMelUnd1 chromosome 4, bMelUnd1.mat.Z, whole genome shotgun sequence genomic region, the following are encoded:
- the FFAR4 gene encoding free fatty acid receptor 4 isoform X3, with translation MLGSRSAPGGNRSYFPFFSDFRGYNVTALRIGESSALAFIFLLALAGNIWGIYLLVQRQHRLSAANCLVLNLFCADLLFITAIPFIAVVRWTESWVLGDVVCHMLFYVMSLSGTVVILSLSAVSLERVVSIARLRHAAFRRRKEIQICTLVWPSNAGEIVWDVTFATVFFLVPGLVIVISYSKILQITKASRRSLNAGLAYSENHQIRVSQQDYKLFRTLIVLMISFFIMWSPIIIIILLILVQNYKQDLIIFPSVFFWIVLFTFANSAVNPILYNVAHFRRKCQEIFLCCTGIPVRHAAGTETAARSNHEQPKLSFISR, from the exons ATGCTGGGGTCCAGGAGTGCACCAGGGGGGAACAGGTCCTACTTCCCCTTCTTCTCAGACTTCAGGGGCTACAACGTGACAGCCCTGCGAATTGGAGAGTCATCTGCCCTGGCCTTCATCTTCCTGCTGGCTTTGGCAGGAAACATTTGGGGCATTTACCTGCTGGTGCAACGGCAGCACCGGCTCTCTGCTGCCAACTGCCTGGTCCTCAACCTCTTCTGCGCCGACCTGCTCTTCATCACTGCCATCCCCTTCATCGCCGTCGTGCGCTGGACCGAGTCCTGGGTGCTGGGCGACGTCGTCTGCCACATGCTCTTCTACGTGATGAGCCTCAGCGGCACCGTCGTCATCCTCTCGCTGTCGGCCGTCAGCCTGGAGCGCGTCGTGAGCATCGCCCGGCTGCGGCACGCCGCGTTCCGCCGCCGCAAG GAAATTCAGATTTGCACCTTGGTTTGGCCCAGCAATGCAGGAGAAATAGTTTGGGATGTGACCtttgccactgttttctttctggtacCAGGATTAGTCATTGTCATCAGTTACTCCAAAATCCTACAg ATTACAAAAGCATCAAGAAGAAGTTTAAATGCTGGCTTAGCCTACTCAGAAAATCATCAGATTCGTGTTTCCCAGCAAGACTACAAACTATTCCGAACCCTCATTGTTTTGATGATCTCTTTCTTCATCATGTGGAGCccaattataataattattcttttaatCTTAGTTCAGAACTACAAACaagatttaattatttttccatcagTTTTCTTCTGGATAGTGTTATTCACTTTTGCCAACTCTGCTGTCAATCCAATTTTGTATAATGTTGCCCATTTCAGACGTAAATGTCAGGAAATTTTTCTCTGTTGTACAGGGATCCCTGTAAGGCATGCGGCTGGTACAGAAACCGCTGCAAGAAGTAACCATGAACAACCAAAGCTGTCTTTCATTAGCAGATAA
- the FFAR4 gene encoding free fatty acid receptor 4 isoform X2 — MLGSRSAPGGNRSYFPFFSDFRGYNVTALRIGESSALAFIFLLALAGNIWGIYLLVQRQHRLSAANCLVLNLFCADLLFITAIPFIAVVRWTESWVLGDVVCHMLFYVMSLSGTVVILSLSAVSLERVVSIARLRHAAFRRRKALAAALLLIWAFAALATLPLCCFFSVVRLPAAGEEIQICTLVWPSNAGEIVWDVTFATVFFLVPGLVIVISYSKILQITKASRRSLNAGLAYSENHQIRVSQQDYKLFRTLIVLMISFFIMWSPIIIIILLILVQNYKQDLIIFPSVFFWIVLFTFANSAVNPILYNVAHFRRKCQEIFLCCTGIPVRHAAGTETAARSNHEQPKLSFISR, encoded by the exons ATGCTGGGGTCCAGGAGTGCACCAGGGGGGAACAGGTCCTACTTCCCCTTCTTCTCAGACTTCAGGGGCTACAACGTGACAGCCCTGCGAATTGGAGAGTCATCTGCCCTGGCCTTCATCTTCCTGCTGGCTTTGGCAGGAAACATTTGGGGCATTTACCTGCTGGTGCAACGGCAGCACCGGCTCTCTGCTGCCAACTGCCTGGTCCTCAACCTCTTCTGCGCCGACCTGCTCTTCATCACTGCCATCCCCTTCATCGCCGTCGTGCGCTGGACCGAGTCCTGGGTGCTGGGCGACGTCGTCTGCCACATGCTCTTCTACGTGATGAGCCTCAGCGGCACCGTCGTCATCCTCTCGCTGTCGGCCGTCAGCCTGGAGCGCGTCGTGAGCATCGCCCGGCTGCGGCACGCCGCGTTCCGCCGCCGCAAGGCGCTGGCCGCCGCTCTCCTCCTCATCTGGGCCTTCGCCGCCCTCGCCACACTCccactctgctgcttcttctccGTGGTGCGGCTGCCCGCCGCCGGCGAG GAAATTCAGATTTGCACCTTGGTTTGGCCCAGCAATGCAGGAGAAATAGTTTGGGATGTGACCtttgccactgttttctttctggtacCAGGATTAGTCATTGTCATCAGTTACTCCAAAATCCTACAg ATTACAAAAGCATCAAGAAGAAGTTTAAATGCTGGCTTAGCCTACTCAGAAAATCATCAGATTCGTGTTTCCCAGCAAGACTACAAACTATTCCGAACCCTCATTGTTTTGATGATCTCTTTCTTCATCATGTGGAGCccaattataataattattcttttaatCTTAGTTCAGAACTACAAACaagatttaattatttttccatcagTTTTCTTCTGGATAGTGTTATTCACTTTTGCCAACTCTGCTGTCAATCCAATTTTGTATAATGTTGCCCATTTCAGACGTAAATGTCAGGAAATTTTTCTCTGTTGTACAGGGATCCCTGTAAGGCATGCGGCTGGTACAGAAACCGCTGCAAGAAGTAACCATGAACAACCAAAGCTGTCTTTCATTAGCAGATAA
- the FFAR4 gene encoding free fatty acid receptor 4 isoform X1 codes for MLGSRSAPGGNRSYFPFFSDFRGYNVTALRIGESSALAFIFLLALAGNIWGIYLLVQRQHRLSAANCLVLNLFCADLLFITAIPFIAVVRWTESWVLGDVVCHMLFYVMSLSGTVVILSLSAVSLERVVSIARLRHAAFRRRKALAAALLLIWAFAALATLPLCCFFSVVRLPAAGEQEIQICTLVWPSNAGEIVWDVTFATVFFLVPGLVIVISYSKILQITKASRRSLNAGLAYSENHQIRVSQQDYKLFRTLIVLMISFFIMWSPIIIIILLILVQNYKQDLIIFPSVFFWIVLFTFANSAVNPILYNVAHFRRKCQEIFLCCTGIPVRHAAGTETAARSNHEQPKLSFISR; via the exons ATGCTGGGGTCCAGGAGTGCACCAGGGGGGAACAGGTCCTACTTCCCCTTCTTCTCAGACTTCAGGGGCTACAACGTGACAGCCCTGCGAATTGGAGAGTCATCTGCCCTGGCCTTCATCTTCCTGCTGGCTTTGGCAGGAAACATTTGGGGCATTTACCTGCTGGTGCAACGGCAGCACCGGCTCTCTGCTGCCAACTGCCTGGTCCTCAACCTCTTCTGCGCCGACCTGCTCTTCATCACTGCCATCCCCTTCATCGCCGTCGTGCGCTGGACCGAGTCCTGGGTGCTGGGCGACGTCGTCTGCCACATGCTCTTCTACGTGATGAGCCTCAGCGGCACCGTCGTCATCCTCTCGCTGTCGGCCGTCAGCCTGGAGCGCGTCGTGAGCATCGCCCGGCTGCGGCACGCCGCGTTCCGCCGCCGCAAGGCGCTGGCCGCCGCTCTCCTCCTCATCTGGGCCTTCGCCGCCCTCGCCACACTCccactctgctgcttcttctccGTGGTGCGGCTGCCCGCCGCCGGCGAG CAGGAAATTCAGATTTGCACCTTGGTTTGGCCCAGCAATGCAGGAGAAATAGTTTGGGATGTGACCtttgccactgttttctttctggtacCAGGATTAGTCATTGTCATCAGTTACTCCAAAATCCTACAg ATTACAAAAGCATCAAGAAGAAGTTTAAATGCTGGCTTAGCCTACTCAGAAAATCATCAGATTCGTGTTTCCCAGCAAGACTACAAACTATTCCGAACCCTCATTGTTTTGATGATCTCTTTCTTCATCATGTGGAGCccaattataataattattcttttaatCTTAGTTCAGAACTACAAACaagatttaattatttttccatcagTTTTCTTCTGGATAGTGTTATTCACTTTTGCCAACTCTGCTGTCAATCCAATTTTGTATAATGTTGCCCATTTCAGACGTAAATGTCAGGAAATTTTTCTCTGTTGTACAGGGATCCCTGTAAGGCATGCGGCTGGTACAGAAACCGCTGCAAGAAGTAACCATGAACAACCAAAGCTGTCTTTCATTAGCAGATAA